AGCAGCAGCGGGTGGCCATCGCCCGCGCCCTGGCCATGCGCCCGCAGGTGCTGCTCCTGGACGAGGTCACCTCCGCCCTCGACCCGGAGCTGGTGGCGGGGGTCCTCGACGTCCTGCGCGACATCGCCCACACCACCGACATCACCATGCTCTGCGTCACGCACGAGATGGGCTTCGCCCGGGACATCTCCGACCAGGTCCTGATGTTCGACTCGGGCCGGGTCATCGAGTCCGGTACGCCGGAGAAGATGTTCAGCGACCCGGAACACGAGCGGACCAGGGAGTTCCTCAGCGCGGTGCTCTGAGCACCACCCCGTACGCACGGAGCCATCGGGGCCCCGGCGTCCGCGCGCCTGCCGCCCTCCAGCGGCGGGTCCGCGGACGCCGGGGCCCTCGCCGTCCGGTCCGGAGCACCCGCCCGGACCAGGTACTATTACCGAGTCACGCGCCGCTAGCTCAGTTGGTTAGAGCAGCTGACTCTTAATCAGCGGGTCCGGGGTTCGAGTCCCTGGCGGCGCACAGTGAACGGAAGGCCCCTCGTGAGAGCGAGGGGCCTTGTTCGTGTGAGCGGGGTTCGGGCGGGGTGCCCCCGGCGGGGCGGTGACCCGCGCGCGCCTCAGGGCTCGACGCCCCATTGCCCGTCGCCCCATTGCCCGTCGTCCCAGGGGTCGCCGGGTGCGTTCCAGGAGTCGCCGGGTATGTGAGGGTCCTGCGGCCCGGAGTCGAAGGGGGACATGGTCGCGATGCCGAAGAAGACCGCCCCGAACACGACGACCGTGGTCAGCACGAGGGCGACTCGGGCGACGTTGACCGCCGTACCGGGCGGCCTGGCGGTGGCCCGTGCGGGATACGTGGAGTCGTAGCGCACCATCACCACATCGCCCTCGATCACACTCCCCGGGCCACCGGTCTCCTCGAACCGCACCGGCGTGCCCGCCCCGGTCCAGAACTCGTAGACGTGGTGCAAGTGCGTGCGCACCCCGTGGTTCCTGCCTCCGCCGCTGACGGTCGTGAACGTGCGTATGCACCGGCCCTCCGCCAACACCCCGTGGCGCCACAGGCGTTGCAGCACGAACGCCCGGTGCAACTCCATGGTGGCGAAGGCGCCCATCATCAACAGGCCCAGCAAAGGCACTGCCAGGAAAAGCAGTTCCATGTCTCCCCCTCGTACTCGGCTGGACATCCGTCCCACCACACCGCCTGGTCAGGGCGGCTC
This is a stretch of genomic DNA from Streptomyces sp. NA04227. It encodes these proteins:
- a CDS encoding DUF3592 domain-containing protein: MELLFLAVPLLGLLMMGAFATMELHRAFVLQRLWRHGVLAEGRCIRTFTTVSGGGRNHGVRTHLHHVYEFWTGAGTPVRFEETGGPGSVIEGDVVMVRYDSTYPARATARPPGTAVNVARVALVLTTVVVFGAVFFGIATMSPFDSGPQDPHIPGDSWNAPGDPWDDGQWGDGQWGVEP